In Leptodesmis sichuanensis A121, the following are encoded in one genomic region:
- a CDS encoding TMEM14 family protein: MTGLILVYALLVAIGGIVGYIKASSQQSLISGLVSGIALAIAWFLSLQNPSAGFALATFLALGLLIVFAIRFRKTGKLMPAGLMAALSLVAMVIFAVSWLG, encoded by the coding sequence ATGACTGGCTTGATTTTAGTGTATGCATTGCTAGTCGCTATTGGCGGCATCGTTGGATATATCAAGGCAAGCAGCCAGCAATCCTTAATTTCTGGCTTAGTGAGCGGAATTGCCCTGGCGATCGCCTGGTTCCTCAGTTTGCAAAACCCCTCTGCTGGATTTGCCCTGGCAACTTTTCTGGCACTGGGTCTGTTGATCGTTTTCGCGATCCGCTTCCGTAAAACAGGGAAGTTGATGCCTGCGGGGTTAATGGCAGCATTGAGTTTAGTCGCTATGGTGATATTTGCAGTGAGTTGGTTGGGTTAA
- a CDS encoding isopenicillin N synthase family dioxygenase: MVLTQSIPVLDLRDFHASGDRRTNFIIQLGQALEKTGFFAITHHGVDSALIQQAYQVAEQFFELPEAIKQQYEVPELHGQRGFTSFGQEHAKDHPYPDLKEFWHVGRDLLAGHPLTEHYAANLQVAEVPQFHPVMTQLYAQLEVCAAELLKACALYLGEPETLLSDMIQESDTILRIIHYPPIPADAHPASLRSAPHEDINLITLLCEATDDGLELLQRDGSWLPIPALPGQIIVDSGDMLQQLTNGVLKSTTHRVVNPTGDRCRRFSMPCFVHPRKEIDLTPLPGCIAKVGEQQFPAITAGEYLMQRLREIGLAE; encoded by the coding sequence ATGGTTTTAACCCAAAGCATTCCCGTTCTGGATTTACGGGACTTTCATGCCAGTGGCGATCGCCGCACTAACTTCATCATCCAACTGGGGCAGGCATTAGAAAAAACTGGCTTTTTTGCCATTACCCATCATGGCGTGGATTCAGCCCTGATCCAGCAGGCTTATCAGGTTGCGGAACAGTTTTTTGAATTACCAGAAGCGATCAAACAACAGTATGAAGTTCCCGAATTGCATGGACAGCGGGGATTCACCTCTTTTGGGCAGGAACACGCCAAAGACCATCCCTACCCTGACTTGAAAGAGTTCTGGCATGTGGGGCGGGATTTACTAGCCGGACATCCCCTCACGGAACATTATGCAGCTAACCTGCAGGTTGCCGAAGTGCCCCAATTTCATCCGGTGATGACCCAACTTTATGCTCAGTTAGAAGTCTGTGCTGCCGAATTGCTAAAGGCCTGTGCCTTGTACCTGGGAGAACCAGAAACCCTGTTGTCTGACATGATTCAGGAGAGCGACACGATCCTTCGCATCATTCACTATCCTCCCATTCCCGCAGATGCCCATCCAGCCAGTCTGCGATCGGCCCCCCATGAAGACATCAATCTAATTACCCTGCTCTGTGAAGCCACGGACGATGGTCTGGAGTTACTGCAACGAGATGGTTCCTGGTTGCCTATTCCAGCCCTGCCGGGACAGATCATTGTGGACAGCGGCGATATGCTGCAACAACTGACCAACGGAGTGTTGAAAAGCACTACTCATCGGGTGGTGAATCCCACAGGCGATCGCTGCCGTCGCTTCTCGATGCCCTGCTTCGTTCATCCGCGGAAGGAAATTGATCTCACTCCCCTTCCTGGCTGCATTGCCAAAGTCGGGGAACAGCAATTTCCCGCCATCACCGCAGGCGAGTATCTGATGCAGCGATTACGGGAAATTGGCTTAGCTGAGTAA
- a CDS encoding adenylate/guanylate cyclase domain-containing protein: MVTTQPTPHLLLRTDSGYRRLLLTGSNCWTIGRSEDNNFVLPDRWISRNHAMLQYMETGEFYLIDLGSRNGSFVNGRRVSIPVTLNNGDRLTFGQTELEFYCPIPTHPKPEEDEDSAGMDSREFTATATLHVRRLISVLVVDIRNFTGLTRQLDEKILSEMIGTWFRHAGDIIRQYDSWVDKYIGDAVMAVWIHGAQEVGDDEMLKILHALSALHKMTTDLYNLYPLPFPLRIGAGINTGYAMVGNTGSGDRPDYTALGDTVNAAFRLETSTKQIGKDVAVGKTTFQCLSTLGADETLFGQYTVNLRGYDAPAIAYACSFAELDAFLKKKEGQLEHKPDVS; this comes from the coding sequence GTGGTGACAACCCAACCCACACCCCATCTGCTTCTGCGGACCGATTCTGGTTACCGGCGCTTACTCCTGACAGGAAGTAATTGCTGGACAATCGGTCGTAGTGAGGATAATAACTTTGTCCTGCCCGATCGCTGGATCTCTCGTAACCATGCGATGTTGCAGTACATGGAAACGGGAGAGTTTTACTTAATTGATCTGGGAAGCCGCAATGGCTCGTTTGTCAATGGTCGGCGGGTCAGCATTCCTGTTACCCTAAACAATGGCGATCGTCTCACCTTTGGCCAGACGGAACTGGAATTTTACTGCCCGATCCCTACCCATCCTAAGCCCGAGGAAGACGAGGACAGTGCTGGAATGGATTCCAGGGAATTTACGGCAACGGCAACCCTGCATGTCCGACGCTTGATTTCTGTTCTGGTTGTTGATATTCGCAACTTTACGGGGCTGACTCGCCAGTTAGATGAAAAGATTCTTTCTGAAATGATTGGCACCTGGTTTCGACACGCCGGAGATATTATTCGACAATACGACAGTTGGGTTGATAAATACATTGGAGATGCGGTGATGGCCGTGTGGATCCACGGTGCTCAGGAAGTAGGCGATGATGAAATGCTGAAAATTCTCCACGCTCTCAGCGCCTTACACAAAATGACTACCGATCTCTATAACCTCTATCCGCTGCCCTTCCCACTGAGAATTGGTGCCGGGATTAATACGGGCTATGCGATGGTAGGAAATACGGGCAGCGGCGATCGCCCCGACTACACCGCGTTGGGTGACACGGTGAATGCCGCCTTCCGGCTAGAAACCTCTACGAAGCAGATCGGTAAGGATGTAGCCGTTGGAAAAACGACGTTCCAATGTTTATCGACTCTGGGTGCTGACGAGACTCTATTTGGTCAGTACACGGTCAACCTGCGGGGATATGATGCTCCCGCCATTGCCTATGCCTGCTCCTTTGCAGAACTGGATGCCTTTCTTAAAAAGAAAGAAGGCCAACTGGAGCACAAGCCTGATGTGTCTTGA
- a CDS encoding NAD(P)H-hydrate dehydratase, whose translation MAVKNQLRSLQHIVVTADQMRQIEERVFAAGMPVPALMEKVAGRITQRIAALFLPQPGLRVGILVGPGHNGGDALVVARELHFQGCQVVIYQPFTKLKELTGHHAQYCSSLGIPTIEQVAALQECDLLVDGLFGFGLERSLSGDIASAVEQINQWHKPIVSIDLPSGLHTDTGQALGTAIQATHTLCLGLWKQGLLQDQALAYVGQAELVDFDLPLADIHAVLGDTPPVQRITSESAIAHLPLPRSLTAHKYTAGHLLLICGSRRYAGAAILSGLGARASGVGMLSIAVPASLQPVLMAQLPEALVVGCPETPSGAILCLPDEVQLDKYSAIACGPGLTMEAKPVVRSVLGSSLPVVLDADGLNMVAEWGTSMLEPRTAPTILTPHLGEFKRLFPHLAETLPCRVTAVREAAAQTGAIVLLKGARVTISDSHTVWINPASTPALARGGSGDVLTGLIGGLLAQPLAQQQTPSPIPHSPSPIPNLVQSAVWWHSQAGILAAQERTELGVDAHTLAHYLIPALKTICKSDRSFL comes from the coding sequence ATGGCAGTCAAGAACCAATTGCGATCGCTTCAACACATCGTCGTCACGGCTGACCAGATGCGCCAGATTGAGGAGCGGGTGTTTGCCGCCGGAATGCCCGTACCCGCGCTGATGGAAAAGGTTGCTGGGCGAATTACCCAGCGGATTGCAGCGTTATTTTTGCCGCAGCCCGGATTGCGGGTGGGAATACTGGTCGGACCAGGGCACAACGGCGGTGATGCGCTGGTCGTTGCCCGTGAACTACATTTTCAGGGCTGTCAAGTCGTTATCTATCAACCATTTACCAAACTGAAAGAGTTGACCGGACATCACGCTCAATATTGCAGCAGTCTGGGGATTCCAACCATTGAACAGGTAGCAGCTTTGCAGGAGTGTGACCTGTTGGTTGACGGACTGTTTGGCTTTGGTCTGGAGCGATCGCTCTCTGGCGACATTGCCAGTGCAGTTGAGCAAATCAATCAATGGCACAAACCCATCGTCAGCATCGATCTCCCATCCGGACTCCATACCGATACGGGACAGGCATTAGGCACCGCCATTCAAGCCACGCATACCCTTTGCCTGGGACTCTGGAAACAGGGATTACTCCAGGATCAGGCACTGGCTTACGTGGGACAGGCTGAACTGGTAGATTTTGATCTTCCCCTGGCAGATATTCATGCCGTCCTGGGAGACACTCCTCCCGTGCAACGGATTACCTCAGAAAGCGCGATCGCCCACCTGCCGTTGCCCCGATCGTTAACCGCGCACAAATACACTGCCGGCCATCTGCTGTTGATCTGTGGTTCCCGTCGCTATGCCGGAGCCGCGATTTTGAGTGGCCTGGGAGCACGAGCCAGTGGAGTAGGAATGCTGTCGATCGCTGTTCCCGCCTCTCTCCAACCCGTGCTCATGGCCCAGTTGCCAGAAGCCCTGGTCGTCGGTTGTCCAGAAACCCCATCCGGTGCGATTTTGTGCTTACCAGATGAGGTGCAGTTGGATAAATATTCTGCGATCGCCTGTGGCCCCGGACTCACGATGGAAGCCAAGCCTGTCGTGCGATCCGTGCTAGGTAGTTCTCTGCCCGTAGTGCTCGATGCAGATGGATTGAACATGGTGGCTGAATGGGGCACCTCCATGCTGGAACCTCGCACCGCTCCCACGATTCTGACTCCGCATCTGGGCGAGTTTAAGCGCCTGTTCCCCCATTTAGCCGAAACTCTGCCATGTCGAGTCACAGCAGTTCGGGAAGCCGCCGCCCAAACCGGAGCGATCGTCCTCCTGAAAGGCGCACGAGTCACCATCTCAGATTCTCACACCGTCTGGATCAACCCCGCCAGTACACCCGCCCTCGCACGCGGCGGCAGCGGCGATGTCTTAACCGGATTAATCGGCGGCCTCCTGGCCCAACCACTCGCCCAGCAGCAGACCCCGTCCCCCATCCCGCATTCCCCATCCCCCATCCCCAACCTCGTCCAATCCGCTGTCTGGTGGCATTCTCAGGCCGGCATCCTGGCCGCTCAGGAACGCACCGAATTAGGGGTTGATGCTCATACCCTGGCCCACTACCTCATTCCTGCACTCAAAACAATCTGTAAGAGCGATCGGTCATTCCTGTAG
- a CDS encoding DUF3120 domain-containing protein: MISSTPSSSYVAPALVCLPDLDALPVASAQAIQRKQWLLFAAAIFLVSVPVFIQAPLVRSLPWVSLFFTVGWLGLGRWLQADRQTQVWGDLLIGFTWTWLAGSLYWGWLRWEPLYHLPVEAIGLPFALWGISRRENKVGNFFYLGSLLGTVVTDIYFYLVDLIPHWRTLMQVGEMSARPIFQSAIAQIQTPWGIAWAIILASLLLALSLLPLASQKIHWWAFGGAVVSTLLVDGLFWVAACLA; encoded by the coding sequence TTGATTTCCTCTACGCCATCATCCAGTTACGTTGCTCCAGCTCTCGTCTGTCTGCCAGATTTAGATGCATTGCCTGTTGCCTCTGCTCAGGCTATACAACGAAAGCAATGGCTGTTGTTTGCCGCTGCCATCTTCTTAGTTTCTGTTCCCGTGTTTATCCAGGCCCCTCTGGTGCGATCGCTTCCCTGGGTCAGCCTGTTTTTTACTGTAGGTTGGTTGGGATTGGGGCGCTGGCTCCAGGCTGATCGCCAAACTCAGGTGTGGGGAGATTTACTCATTGGGTTTACCTGGACGTGGCTGGCAGGCTCTCTGTATTGGGGCTGGCTGCGTTGGGAACCGCTGTACCATCTGCCAGTTGAGGCGATCGGCTTACCCTTTGCGCTTTGGGGAATTTCCCGAAGAGAGAATAAAGTTGGCAATTTCTTTTATCTCGGATCCTTGCTGGGAACCGTTGTCACAGATATTTACTTTTACTTGGTAGATCTCATCCCTCATTGGCGCACTCTAATGCAGGTGGGCGAAATGTCTGCTCGACCCATCTTCCAAAGTGCGATCGCTCAAATACAGACCCCTTGGGGAATTGCTTGGGCTATCATACTGGCTAGTCTGCTGCTGGCTCTCAGTCTGTTGCCTCTGGCTTCTCAGAAAATCCACTGGTGGGCCTTTGGTGGCGCAGTTGTGAGTACCCTTCTGGTTGATGGCTTGTTCTGGGTGGCTGCTTGTTTGGCCTAG
- a CDS encoding DUF1802 family protein, protein MTHDLLTNALKEWQVAVHALERGETIVLLRKGGIREEGGRFRVQHDRVLLYPTVEHQKPELVKTAYADQIQPVASGWHPEQVRIGSWAEITDIVQIDRAEGVAALFPFHIWNEQFVRDRLRWQPSQPLYILLLRVYQFPFATRIPYSEAYGGCKSWIDVHQSFALNDSHPVLDDRTYAQTVEQIIHHTR, encoded by the coding sequence ATGACGCATGACCTATTGACCAATGCACTAAAGGAATGGCAGGTTGCCGTTCATGCTCTGGAACGGGGAGAGACGATCGTCCTGTTACGAAAGGGCGGAATTCGGGAAGAAGGGGGGCGGTTTCGGGTACAGCACGATCGCGTTTTGCTGTATCCCACTGTGGAGCATCAAAAGCCGGAATTGGTAAAAACCGCTTATGCCGATCAGATTCAACCAGTTGCTTCGGGATGGCACCCAGAGCAGGTACGAATTGGTTCCTGGGCAGAGATTACCGATATTGTGCAAATTGACAGGGCAGAGGGGGTTGCCGCGCTGTTTCCCTTTCACATCTGGAATGAACAGTTTGTCCGCGATCGCCTGCGCTGGCAACCTAGTCAACCGCTTTACATCCTTCTGTTGCGGGTTTACCAGTTTCCGTTTGCCACACGAATCCCCTACTCAGAAGCTTATGGAGGCTGCAAGTCCTGGATTGATGTACACCAATCCTTCGCTCTAAACGATAGTCATCCTGTGCTGGACGATCGCACCTATGCCCAAACCGTTGAGCAGATCATTCACCATACCCGATAG
- a CDS encoding undecaprenyl-diphosphate phosphatase: protein MQVLNLHPALAFSHNSGVSHLASWLAVAEPATTAAPSVGFFEGIFQAIVLGLVQGITEFLPISSTAHLLVFTQAFGWSLLGEKYFVDAIQFGSVVAVVLYFWKDIRQILSGSWHAYQDKDWQREEWKILVGIAVGTLPALIGGLIIKKVLPEATQAFLNGALVIAVMSIIMALLLGLAEKIGSRKRDFDSLEIKDGILVGLGQMIALIPGASRSGSTLTTAMFLGLERQTAARFSFLLGIPTLTIATLYEAKEALHHPELGTPLLVGIVSSFIFSYLAIAWLLQFLQRQSTWVFVWYRLAFGATLLTAIAIGWLKSA, encoded by the coding sequence ATGCAAGTACTCAACTTACATCCGGCATTAGCATTCAGTCATAACAGTGGGGTGAGCCATCTGGCCTCCTGGTTGGCAGTGGCCGAGCCTGCCACAACGGCTGCTCCGTCAGTTGGCTTTTTTGAAGGCATCTTTCAGGCGATCGTGTTGGGACTGGTGCAGGGCATTACAGAATTTCTACCCATCAGCAGCACCGCACACCTGTTAGTCTTTACCCAGGCATTTGGTTGGAGCCTGCTGGGAGAAAAGTACTTTGTCGATGCAATCCAGTTTGGTAGTGTGGTTGCCGTTGTTCTGTACTTCTGGAAAGATATTCGCCAAATTTTGTCAGGATCCTGGCACGCCTATCAAGACAAAGACTGGCAACGGGAAGAATGGAAGATTCTGGTTGGTATCGCCGTGGGAACCCTGCCGGCCCTGATAGGGGGATTAATTATTAAGAAGGTGTTACCGGAAGCAACTCAGGCATTTCTGAATGGAGCGCTGGTGATCGCCGTTATGTCCATCATTATGGCGTTGCTGTTGGGATTGGCGGAGAAGATTGGTAGCCGCAAACGAGACTTTGACTCCTTAGAAATTAAGGATGGAATTTTGGTTGGCCTCGGTCAAATGATTGCGCTGATTCCTGGAGCCTCCCGATCGGGTTCCACCCTGACTACCGCCATGTTTTTGGGTCTGGAGCGACAAACCGCTGCCCGCTTTTCTTTCCTGCTGGGCATCCCCACCCTGACGATCGCCACCCTCTACGAAGCTAAAGAAGCTCTGCATCACCCCGAACTAGGCACTCCTTTACTGGTTGGTATCGTCTCCTCCTTCATCTTTTCCTACCTGGCGATCGCCTGGTTACTCCAATTCCTGCAACGGCAAAGCACCTGGGTTTTCGTCTGGTATCGCCTCGCCTTTGGAGCCACCTTACTGACCGCCATCGCGATCGGCTGGCTCAAGAGCGCGTAA
- the psbU gene encoding photosystem II complex extrinsic protein PsbU gives MRRVLCLLTLLVGLLGWFGVSESAIAAALSSDANTLAQLTWQTGNSTLIAAAEEKVRDAVSEKLASEFGQKLDLNNTNVRAFRQYQGLYPTLAGIIVKNAPYENVDDVLDIPGLTQQQKEVLKNNLSNFTVTSVESALVEGADRINNGIYR, from the coding sequence ATGAGACGAGTCCTGTGTCTGCTAACCCTGTTGGTTGGCTTACTCGGCTGGTTTGGAGTGTCTGAATCCGCGATCGCGGCTGCTTTGAGTTCTGACGCTAATACCCTGGCTCAACTCACCTGGCAGACTGGCAACTCAACGTTGATTGCGGCTGCTGAGGAAAAGGTGCGCGATGCCGTGAGTGAGAAACTAGCCAGTGAGTTTGGTCAAAAATTAGATCTTAATAATACTAACGTTCGCGCATTCAGACAGTATCAAGGGCTATACCCAACCCTTGCTGGCATCATTGTTAAGAATGCTCCCTATGAGAATGTTGATGATGTTCTGGATATTCCTGGCCTGACTCAACAGCAAAAGGAAGTTCTCAAAAACAATCTGAGCAACTTTACAGTCACCTCTGTGGAATCTGCTCTGGTGGAAGGTGCCGATCGAATCAATAACGGAATTTACCGTTAA
- the nadB gene encoding L-aspartate oxidase, whose translation MSSAFSLSQPFDVLVIGAGAAGLYTALCLPPSLQVGLITKEPLSLSASDWAQGGIAAVIDPQDSINLHVQDTLQAGAGLCDRAAVQFLVENASSCIKNLVDLGVGFDRHDGQLALTLEAAHSRRRVLHAADTTGRAVVSTLAARVLQRDNIQVIQAFTLDLWLDSSDGHCRGVSLLYENQVFWVKAGAVILATGGGGQVFAQTTNPALSTGDGVAIAYRAGAILRDLEFVQFHPTALTKPGAPHFLISEAVRGEGAHLVDDRGYRFAFDYHPAGELAPRDVVSRAIFNHLQKTSADPAHAHVWLDLRSIPQATIQHRFPNIIQVCHRWGIDVFQEPIPVTPAAHYWMGGIATDLGNRTSIPGLYAVGETASTGVHGANRLASNSLLECLVFGAQFGDSAKFNVQNAGVISNSQSPIPNSQSTVNQKLEISCSLEEITRIKKLRQELPRLVWQSAGICREAAQMEMAIAQVEQWREEFACLPISQILQTLVPEQSLCLQTAEEERSLRAWAETRNLLDIALLILKSANFRTESRGGHFRSDYPQTDPGWQVHTLVQQDLRSQTPHLWTAAVDQ comes from the coding sequence ATGTCTTCAGCCTTCTCCTTGTCCCAACCCTTTGATGTTTTGGTCATTGGAGCCGGAGCCGCCGGACTGTATACGGCCCTATGTCTTCCTCCATCTCTGCAGGTGGGATTGATTACCAAGGAACCCCTGTCTCTCTCCGCCAGTGATTGGGCACAGGGGGGAATTGCTGCCGTCATTGATCCCCAGGACTCTATCAATTTGCACGTTCAAGATACTCTGCAGGCGGGAGCCGGACTTTGCGATCGGGCGGCGGTGCAATTTTTAGTCGAAAATGCCTCGTCCTGCATCAAAAATCTGGTGGATCTGGGAGTCGGCTTCGATCGCCACGACGGACAACTTGCCCTGACCCTGGAAGCTGCTCATTCGCGACGGCGGGTGCTACACGCGGCAGACACCACAGGCAGGGCGGTAGTCAGTACCCTGGCTGCCCGTGTTTTGCAGCGGGATAATATTCAGGTGATTCAGGCATTTACCCTGGATTTATGGCTTGATTCATCTGATGGCCACTGCCGGGGGGTGAGTTTACTTTACGAAAATCAGGTTTTCTGGGTAAAGGCGGGAGCGGTGATTTTGGCAACAGGGGGAGGGGGACAAGTCTTCGCCCAAACGACTAATCCAGCCTTGAGTACGGGAGATGGAGTTGCGATCGCCTATCGGGCTGGAGCAATCCTGCGCGATCTGGAATTCGTACAGTTCCATCCAACGGCTCTAACAAAACCTGGTGCGCCCCATTTTTTGATCAGTGAAGCAGTACGGGGGGAGGGAGCGCATTTAGTGGACGATCGGGGATATCGGTTTGCCTTTGACTACCATCCGGCTGGAGAACTGGCTCCCCGGGATGTCGTCAGTCGGGCCATTTTTAATCATCTGCAAAAGACCAGTGCTGATCCGGCCCATGCTCACGTCTGGCTGGATTTGCGTTCGATTCCCCAGGCCACCATTCAACATCGATTTCCTAACATTATTCAAGTCTGTCACCGATGGGGCATTGATGTGTTTCAGGAACCGATTCCCGTGACTCCAGCGGCCCACTACTGGATGGGCGGAATTGCCACGGATTTGGGTAATCGCACATCCATCCCCGGTCTTTATGCTGTGGGCGAAACTGCCAGTACGGGAGTTCACGGTGCCAATCGTCTGGCCAGCAACTCACTCCTGGAATGTCTGGTGTTTGGGGCACAGTTCGGGGATAGTGCAAAATTCAACGTTCAAAATGCAGGTGTAATCTCCAATTCCCAATCCCCAATTCCCAATTCCCAATCTACAGTCAATCAAAAACTTGAAATTTCCTGCTCCTTAGAGGAAATTACCCGCATTAAAAAATTACGCCAGGAGTTACCCCGTCTGGTGTGGCAGAGTGCTGGAATTTGTCGGGAGGCTGCCCAGATGGAAATGGCGATCGCTCAGGTTGAGCAGTGGCGGGAAGAGTTTGCTTGCTTACCGATCAGTCAAATACTCCAGACTCTGGTTCCAGAGCAATCCCTTTGCTTGCAGACGGCAGAGGAGGAGCGATCGCTGCGAGCCTGGGCAGAAACCCGCAATCTTCTGGATATTGCCTTGCTGATCCTGAAAAGTGCGAATTTTCGTACCGAAAGCCGCGGGGGTCACTTTCGATCGGACTATCCTCAAACCGATCCAGGCTGGCAGGTACATACGCTGGTGCAGCAGGATCTCCGTTCTCAAACTCCGCATTTGTGGACAGCAGCAGTTGACCAATAG
- a CDS encoding DUF29 domain-containing protein, whose protein sequence is MHKATLYDQDFLQWTQQQADYLRKGYWAGLDVDHLVEELEALRRSEQQELGSYLQVLWMHLLKCLPDKADS, encoded by the coding sequence ATGCATAAAGCCACGCTTTATGACCAAGATTTCCTGCAATGGACCCAACAGCAGGCCGACTATCTGCGGAAAGGATATTGGGCAGGCTTAGATGTTGATCATTTGGTTGAGGAACTAGAAGCCTTGAGGCGCAGCGAACAGCAGGAATTAGGCAGCTATCTGCAAGTGCTGTGGATGCATCTCCTGAAGTGCTTACCGGATAAAGCAGATTCTTGA